One window of Bactrocera tryoni isolate S06 chromosome 2, CSIRO_BtryS06_freeze2, whole genome shotgun sequence genomic DNA carries:
- the LOC120768508 gene encoding calpain-B, which translates to MYDPRNYFPKNYHSTGIGLVNLAALGYNKNEQSASETPKTGLYPALPYPTAPPDPNAVRLSYGMPTPPTQMPGIQSSAPYPPSSAVPYPPRQSLYPTLGPQPSQNVPYPTGMPQPYAPYPTAPYPTAYPSAAAPALPYPMMPTGMPLPYSVPPPTSPSSLYPTIPTLPDGAMPTYGGGGGCIVSESANEKLPSPDEEPSVGVPEIPFSAVKVPESENMFWMKEKTSELRGRDDSHVPYDTLRSSCLDNGTFFEDPDFPANNDSLMFSRRPDRYIEWLRPHEIADDPQFFVDGYSRFDVQQGELGDCWLLAAAANLTSDPNLFFRVVPPDQSFEENYAGIFHFCFWQYGKWVEVVVDDRLPTYRGELIYMHSTERNEFWSALLEKAYAKLHGSYEALKGGTTCEAMEDFTGGVTEWYDLKEAPPNLFNILIKAMNRNSLMGCSLEPDPNVFEAETPQGLIRGHAYSISRVCMIDIHTPNRQGKLPMIRMRNPWGNDAEWNGPFSDNSAEWRYIPDSQKEELGLTFDADGEFWMPFQEFLNNFDRVEICNLSPDSLTEEQEDSGKRKWEMKMFEGEWAAGVTAGGCRNFLETFWHNPQYVITLTDPDEDDDDGKCTVIVALMQKNRRSKRNRGMECLTIGFAIYHLTDRDMETRPQGLNFFKYRASVARSPHFINTREVCARFKLPPGNYLIVPSTFDPNEEGEYIIRVFSETANVMDENDDSVGYCEVDDRIKPNIPPPKEEDPQRENLRRLFKSIAGSDMEVDWMELKRILDHSLRDVMIDGNTFSKDACRSMVAMMDKDQSGNLGFEEFESLLTDIAKWKAVFKFYDRDHNGEIESFQLRDALNSAGYRLNNRVLNALGRRYTSREGKISFDDFLMCAVKTKTYIDIFRERDTDELNRATFSMDEWLERTAYS; encoded by the coding sequence atgtacgATCCCAGAaactattttccaaaaaactaccATTCCACTGGAATTGGTTTAGTGAATTTAGCCGCACTTGGCtataataaaaatgaacaaaGTGCTAGTGAAACACCAAAAACGGGTCTATATCCGGCGCTGCCATATCCAACTGCACCGCCAGATCCAAACGCTGTACGCTTAAGCTATGGCATGCCTACACCACCAACGCAAATGCCTGGAATTCAAAGTTCAGCACCATATCCACCATCATCTGCTGTGCCATATCCCCCACGACAATCGCTGTATCCGACCTTGGGACCGCAACCTTCACAAAATGTGCCTTACCCGACTGGCATGCCACAACCGTATGCGCCATACCCAACGGCGCCATATCCAACTGCGTATCCATCGGCGGCGGCGCCAGCGCTGCCCTATCCAATGATGCCAACTGGCATGCCATTGCCTTACAGTGTGCCACCACCTACATCACCTTCCAGTCTCTATCCGACGATACCTACACTACCAGATGGTGCAATGCCAACatatggtggtggtggtggttgtATTGTAAGTGAATCAGCGAATGAGAAACTACCATCACCAGATGAGGAGCCCTCTGTAGGTGTACCGGAGATACCCTTCTCCGCTGTAAAAGTACCTGAAAGCGAGAATATGTTCTGGATGAAGGAGAAGACAAGTGAATTGCGCGGACGAGATGATTCACATGTGCCATATGATACGCTACGTAGCAGTTGCTTAGACAATGGCACATTTTTTGAAGATCCAGATTTTCCAGCGAATAATGACTCACTTATGTTTTCACGCCGCCCTGATCGTTACATTGAATGGCTGCGTCCGCACGAAATTGCCGATGATCCACAGTTCTTTGTTGATGGTTACTCGCGTTTCGATGTGCAACAAGGTGAATTGGGCGACTGTTGGCTGCTGGCAGCTGCAGCGAATTTGACCTCGGATCCAAACTTGTTCTTCCGTGTGGTGCCGCCAGATCAAAGCTTTGAAGAAAACTACGCTGGTATATTCCATTTTTGCTTCTGGCAGTATGGAAAATGGGTGGAAGTGGTGGTTGATGATCGATTGCCAACATACCGTGGAGAACTGATATATATGCACTCCACAGAGCGCAATGAATTCTGGAGCGCTTTATTAGAAAAAGCTTATGCTAAATTACATGGTTCCTATGAGGCGCTTAAAGGCGGTACCACATGCGAAGCTATGGAAGATTTCACCGGTGGCGTTACTGAATGGTATGATTTGAAGGAGGCGCCACCAAATCTATTCAACATACTCATTAAAGCCATGAATCGCAACTCTTTGATGGGTTGCTCATTGGAACCAGATCCAAATGTATTTGAGGCAGAAACTCCACAAGGACTTATACGCGGTCATGCCTATTCAATATCCCGGGTGTGCATGATCGATATACATACCCCAAACCGTCAAGGTAAATTGCCGATGATACGTATGCGCAATCCGTGGGGAAATGATGCCGAATGGAATGGACCTTTCAGTGATAACTCTGCAGAATGGCGTTACATACCTGATTCACAGAAAGAAGAGTTGGGACTCACTTTCGACGCAGACGGCGAATTTTGGATGCCTTTCCAAGAGTTTCTGAATAATTTCGATCGCGTAGAGATTTGTAATTTGTCACCGGACTCGTTGACCGAAGAGCAGGAAGATAGTGGCAAGAGAAAATGGgaaatgaaaatgtttgaaGGTGAATGGGCAGCTGGTGTTACAGCTGGCGGTTGCCGCAATTTTCTAGAAACTTTCTGGCATAACCCGCAATATGTGATCACACTGACCGATCCTGATGAAGATGACGATGATGGCAAATGTACAGTCATTGTTGCATTGATGCAGAAAAATCGCCGTTCAAAACGCAATCGTGGTATGGAATGTCTAACAATCGGTTTTGCGATTTATCACTTAACCGATCGCGACATGGAAACACGGCCACAGGGtctaaatttcttcaaatatcgCGCTTCTGTGGCACGTTCACCACACTTCATTAATACACGTGAAGTATGTGCGCGCTTTAAGTTGCCGCCTGGCAATTATCTAATTGTGCCCTCGACCTTTGATCCCAACGAAGAGGGTGAATACATTATACGTGTGTTCTCCGAGACCGCAAACGTCATGGATGAGAACGATGATTCAGTGGGCTATTGTGAGGTGGATGATCGTATTAAACCAAATATACCGCCACCTAAAGAAGAGGATCCACAACGTGAGAACTTACGTCGCCTCTTCAAGAGTATTGCTGGCAGCGACATGGAAGTGGATTGGATGGAACTTAAACGCATACTCGATCATTCACTGCGAGACGTAATGATCGATGGCAACACATTTTCGAAAGACGCTTGCCGTTCGATGGTTGCTATGATGGACAAAGACCAATCGGGTAATTTGGGTTTCGAAGAATTTGAATCGCTACTCACAGACATTGCCAAATGGAAAGCGGTATTTAAATTCTACGATCGCGATCACAATGGTGAAATAGAAAGTTTCCAATTGCGTGACGCACTCAATTCGGCTGGTTACCGCCTGAATAATCGAGTGTTGAATGCGTTGGGACGTCGTTACACGTCACGCGAGGGGAAAATCAGCTTTGATGACTTTTTGATGTGCGCCGTGAAGACAAAGACCTACATCGATATATTCCGCGAGCGCGACACGGATGAATTAAATCGGGCGACATTTAGTATGGATGAATGGCTCGAACGCACCGCTTACTCATAA